In Denitratisoma sp. DHT3, one DNA window encodes the following:
- a CDS encoding heavy metal translocating P-type ATPase, translated as MKTESGIPAATVELALTGMTCANCAARVEKALNDLTGVEAVVNFASERAHVRYRPDLATPMDLVAAVNGLGRYRATLSSADSREAEKAQRLALYREELRRFWFSALLTLPLVAQMFLMFGGDGHEEWLPRWLQLLLATPVQFWIGGRFYLGAYHALRGGGGNMDVLVALGTSMAWCYGAVVTLAGLTQQHVYFEASAVIITLVLLGKILEARAKARSSAAIEALIRLQPQTARVERDGQWEEIAVARMIPGDIFLVRPGDSFPVDGEIVAGDSHLDEAMLTGESRPVAKGPGAPVYAATVNGAGMLRCRATGVGAHTLLAGIIRLVEAAQGSKAPIQRLADRVAGVFVPAVCLIALATFGGWWLFAGDFSAALINAVAVLVIACPCALGLATPTAIMVGTGLGAQAGILIRNAEALELAGRLKTLAVDKTGTLTLGQPTVTRVLPLAGTDAETVLRLCASLEQGSSHPLAAAIVSHAQAAALAPSLPREVENLPGRGLRGTLEAADAATVGQGGLQVLAGSPAWLEEQGIAVDRDGVAALAAAGNSVVAVARDGIAIGLIGIADPLRPGSARAVERLNAMGVDVVMLTGDNAATAAAVAGAAGIADYRAGILPADKAAVVTRLKEGGTVGMVGDGINDAPALATADVSFAMGAGADVALEAADVTLMRDDLNSVADAIALSRATLAKIRQNLFFAFIYNILGLPLAAFGMLNPVIAGAAMAMSSVSVVSNSLLLRRWRPGGRQ; from the coding sequence ATGAAAACAGAATCCGGAATACCGGCCGCTACCGTCGAACTGGCGCTCACCGGCATGACCTGCGCCAACTGTGCGGCACGGGTGGAAAAGGCCTTGAACGATCTGACCGGAGTCGAGGCCGTGGTCAATTTCGCCAGCGAGCGGGCCCATGTGCGGTATCGGCCCGACCTTGCGACACCGATGGATCTGGTCGCCGCGGTGAATGGTCTGGGACGCTATCGGGCCACCCTCTCCAGCGCCGATAGCCGGGAGGCCGAGAAAGCCCAACGTCTCGCCCTGTATCGGGAGGAGTTGCGGCGGTTCTGGTTCTCCGCCCTGTTGACCCTGCCGCTGGTCGCGCAGATGTTCCTGATGTTCGGCGGCGACGGCCACGAGGAGTGGCTGCCGCGCTGGCTGCAACTGCTGCTGGCCACGCCGGTGCAGTTCTGGATCGGTGGCCGCTTCTACCTGGGGGCCTACCATGCGCTGCGCGGCGGGGGCGGCAACATGGACGTGCTGGTGGCCCTGGGGACGTCGATGGCCTGGTGCTACGGCGCCGTGGTGACCCTGGCCGGTCTGACGCAGCAGCATGTCTATTTCGAGGCCTCCGCCGTCATCATCACCCTGGTGCTGCTCGGCAAGATTCTCGAGGCCCGCGCCAAGGCACGCAGTTCGGCGGCGATCGAGGCCCTGATCCGGCTCCAGCCGCAGACCGCGCGGGTCGAGCGCGATGGGCAATGGGAGGAGATCGCGGTGGCGCGGATGATCCCCGGCGACATCTTCCTGGTGCGCCCCGGCGACAGCTTCCCCGTGGATGGCGAGATCGTGGCCGGCGATTCGCATCTGGACGAGGCGATGCTGACCGGCGAGAGCCGCCCCGTGGCCAAGGGACCGGGAGCCCCGGTGTATGCGGCCACCGTCAACGGCGCCGGCATGCTGCGCTGCCGGGCCACCGGCGTCGGTGCCCACACCCTGCTGGCCGGCATCATCCGCCTGGTGGAAGCGGCGCAGGGCTCGAAAGCGCCGATCCAGCGCCTGGCCGATCGAGTGGCGGGCGTGTTCGTGCCCGCCGTCTGCCTCATCGCCCTCGCCACCTTCGGCGGCTGGTGGTTGTTCGCCGGCGATTTTTCCGCCGCCCTGATCAATGCCGTCGCCGTACTGGTGATCGCCTGTCCCTGCGCCCTGGGGCTGGCGACACCGACGGCGATCATGGTCGGCACCGGGCTCGGCGCCCAGGCCGGCATCCTGATCCGCAACGCCGAGGCGCTCGAGTTGGCCGGCCGCCTGAAGACACTGGCGGTGGACAAGACCGGCACGCTGACCCTCGGGCAGCCGACGGTGACCCGGGTGCTGCCGCTGGCCGGGACTGACGCCGAAACGGTGCTGCGTCTGTGCGCCAGCCTCGAACAGGGATCGAGCCATCCCCTGGCCGCGGCCATCGTCAGTCATGCCCAGGCAGCCGCCCTGGCGCCGAGCCTGCCGCGAGAAGTCGAAAACCTGCCGGGACGCGGCTTGCGCGGCACGCTGGAGGCGGCTGACGCGGCTACGGTGGGGCAGGGCGGCCTGCAAGTCCTGGCCGGGTCGCCGGCCTGGCTGGAAGAGCAGGGGATCGCGGTGGACCGGGATGGCGTCGCGGCACTGGCGGCCGCCGGCAATTCGGTGGTCGCCGTGGCACGGGACGGCATCGCGATCGGCCTGATCGGTATTGCCGACCCGTTGCGGCCCGGATCGGCGCGCGCCGTCGAGCGCCTGAACGCGATGGGCGTCGATGTTGTGATGCTGACGGGCGACAACGCGGCGACGGCGGCGGCGGTGGCGGGTGCCGCCGGCATCGCGGACTACCGGGCCGGCATCCTGCCGGCGGACAAGGCGGCCGTCGTGACCCGGCTCAAGGAGGGCGGCACCGTCGGCATGGTCGGAGATGGCATCAACGATGCGCCGGCGCTGGCCACGGCCGACGTCAGCTTCGCCATGGGCGCCGGTGCCGACGTGGCCCTGGAGGCGGCGGACGTGACCCTGATGCGCGACGACCTGAACAGCGTGGCGGACGCCATCGCGCTGTCGCGGGCGACGCTGGCCAAGATTCGCCAGAATCTGTTCTTCGCCTTCATCTACAACATCCTCGGCCTGCCGCTGGCCGCCTTCGGAATGCTCAACCCGGTGATCGCCGGCGCGGCAATGGCGATGAGCTCGGTTTCCGTGGTCAGCAATTCCCTCTTGCTGCGCCGCTGGCGGCCGGGTGGCCGCCAGTAG
- a CDS encoding energy transducer TonB: MSIAVVVALHAGVGYALVTGLHRTVVDVIRDPFDVNIIEDAKKPPPDKPPPPPPKNLPPPPPPPQVPMPEVALPPATVSTGPTITVATKPEAPPPPPVASVRVPPVVSASSCTKPEYPAASKRLEEEGTVVLNFLIDVDGRVIQGKVEGTSGFERLDKAALDALGRCQFKPGTVDGKAEQAWAKMKYTFRLQN; this comes from the coding sequence GTGAGCATTGCCGTAGTGGTGGCGCTTCATGCCGGCGTGGGATATGCACTGGTGACGGGCCTGCACCGGACAGTGGTTGATGTGATTCGCGACCCCTTCGATGTCAACATCATCGAGGATGCGAAGAAGCCGCCTCCCGACAAGCCGCCCCCCCCGCCGCCGAAGAACCTTCCGCCCCCGCCGCCCCCGCCGCAGGTGCCGATGCCCGAAGTCGCCCTGCCGCCCGCCACCGTCTCGACCGGCCCCACCATCACCGTGGCGACCAAGCCGGAGGCACCTCCGCCACCGCCGGTGGCCAGCGTGCGCGTGCCGCCGGTCGTCAGCGCCAGTTCCTGTACCAAGCCCGAGTACCCTGCCGCATCCAAGCGCCTGGAAGAAGAAGGTACGGTCGTGCTCAATTTCCTGATCGACGTGGATGGTCGCGTCATTCAAGGCAAGGTGGAGGGAACCAGTGGCTTCGAGCGCCTCGACAAAGCAGCCCTTGACGCTCTCGGCCGTTGTCAATTCAAGCCCGGTACTGTGGACGGCAAGGCCGAACAGGCCTGGGCAAAAATGAAATACACCTTCAGGCTCCAGAATTAA
- a CDS encoding MotA/TolQ/ExbB proton channel family protein, which yields MTNRFTAFIAAVLIASTSAVPLLISQSAHAEETPAAAAPAATDAAPAPIAPPATVTEKATVDNPYGLEALWAQGDFVSKTVLITLVIMSMGTWYIGVAKYFEQAKILRQAKAANEGFWRASSVQAGTNELAEDSAFRFIAENGVKAASHHEGTMVDQIDLNEWVTMSIQRAVEGVANRMQGGLAFLATVGSTAPFVGLFGTVWGIYHALTAIGIAGQASIDKVAGPVGEALIMTAIGLAVAVPAVLGYNWLVRRNKITMDLIKTFGADLHMVLISGGNKSKKGA from the coding sequence ATGACTAACCGGTTTACTGCATTCATCGCAGCCGTGCTGATCGCCAGCACCTCTGCCGTCCCCCTGTTGATTTCCCAATCCGCCCACGCCGAAGAAACGCCGGCGGCGGCCGCCCCTGCCGCCACCGATGCTGCGCCGGCGCCCATCGCGCCGCCCGCCACCGTCACCGAGAAGGCGACGGTCGACAACCCCTATGGCCTCGAGGCGCTGTGGGCCCAGGGTGACTTCGTGTCCAAGACCGTGCTGATCACGCTGGTGATCATGTCCATGGGCACCTGGTACATCGGCGTCGCCAAGTACTTCGAGCAAGCCAAGATCCTGAGGCAGGCCAAGGCCGCCAATGAAGGCTTCTGGCGCGCCTCGTCGGTGCAAGCCGGTACGAATGAGCTGGCGGAAGATTCCGCTTTCCGCTTCATCGCGGAAAATGGCGTCAAGGCCGCCTCTCACCACGAAGGTACGATGGTGGATCAAATCGACCTCAACGAGTGGGTGACGATGTCCATCCAGCGCGCGGTCGAGGGCGTGGCCAACCGGATGCAAGGTGGCCTGGCCTTCCTGGCAACGGTCGGCTCCACGGCGCCGTTCGTCGGCCTGTTCGGTACGGTGTGGGGGATCTATCACGCGCTGACCGCCATCGGTATCGCCGGCCAGGCTTCGATCGACAAGGTCGCCGGCCCCGTGGGTGAGGCGCTGATCATGACCGCCATCGGTCTGGCCGTGGCGGTGCCCGCGGTGCTCGGTTACAACTGGCTGGTCCGCCGCAACAAGATCACCATGGACTTGATCAAGACCTTTGGCGCCGATCTGCACATGGTGCTGATCAGCGGCGGCAACAAGTCCAAGAAGGGTGCCTGA
- the hemN gene encoding oxygen-independent coproporphyrinogen III oxidase: MQFQEFVFDPQLIKRFDVNGPRYTSYPTADRFVEAFDATTYKSWLGRRTVEGACRPLSLYVHLPFCNTICYYCACNKIITKDHGRSAKYIKYLGRELAMQAEALEGGRDVVQLHWGGGTPTFLSHEEMTRLMDLIRSHFRLLPNGEYSIEVDPRKVDRATVKLLAELGFNRMSIGVQDFEPAVQKAVNRIQSLEETKLVMDSAREFGFQSISMDLIYGLPKQNVISFNHTLDEALKLSPDRLSIYNYAHLPGLMKPQRRILESDLPSPDAKLQILQLAIRRLTEAGYVFIGMDHFAKPEDELAVAQRGGRLHRNFQGYSTHAEADLLAFGVSAIGKVGPTYSQNVRTLDEYYDSLDRGVLPVMRGIELTADDLLRRSIIQALMCQFQISIESIEIAHLIDFKSYFADELADLREMEEAELLEVGEQWITVLPKGRMLARNIAMVFDRYLRLGREKARYSKVI; the protein is encoded by the coding sequence ATGCAATTCCAAGAATTTGTCTTTGACCCGCAGCTTATCAAACGGTTTGACGTCAACGGCCCCCGCTACACCTCCTATCCCACTGCAGACCGTTTCGTCGAGGCATTCGACGCGACAACCTACAAATCCTGGCTGGGACGGAGGACGGTGGAGGGAGCTTGTCGACCGCTGTCATTATACGTACACCTCCCTTTCTGCAATACCATTTGCTACTACTGCGCCTGCAACAAGATCATCACCAAGGATCACGGCCGTTCGGCCAAGTACATAAAGTACTTGGGGCGCGAGCTGGCGATGCAGGCCGAGGCCCTGGAGGGGGGGCGGGACGTGGTGCAGCTGCACTGGGGCGGCGGTACGCCCACCTTCCTGTCCCATGAGGAAATGACCCGGCTGATGGATCTGATCCGCAGCCATTTCCGCCTGCTGCCCAATGGGGAATATTCGATCGAGGTCGATCCGCGCAAGGTGGACCGGGCGACGGTCAAGCTGCTGGCGGAACTGGGCTTCAACCGCATGAGTATCGGAGTGCAGGATTTCGAGCCCGCGGTGCAGAAGGCCGTCAACCGCATTCAGTCCCTGGAGGAAACCAAGCTGGTGATGGATTCGGCGCGCGAATTCGGTTTCCAGTCGATCTCCATGGACCTGATCTACGGCCTGCCCAAGCAGAACGTGATCAGTTTCAACCACACCCTGGACGAGGCACTCAAGCTCTCGCCGGACCGTCTTTCCATTTACAACTATGCCCACCTGCCCGGTTTGATGAAGCCCCAGCGGCGCATCCTGGAGTCGGATCTGCCTTCGCCGGACGCCAAGCTGCAGATCCTGCAACTGGCGATCCGCCGTTTGACCGAGGCGGGCTACGTCTTCATCGGCATGGATCACTTCGCCAAACCCGAGGACGAACTGGCGGTGGCCCAGCGCGGCGGTCGTCTGCATCGCAACTTTCAGGGCTATTCGACGCATGCCGAGGCCGATTTGCTGGCCTTCGGGGTGTCCGCCATCGGCAAGGTCGGCCCGACCTACAGCCAGAACGTGCGTACCCTGGACGAGTATTACGATTCCCTGGACCGTGGCGTGCTGCCGGTGATGCGCGGCATCGAGCTGACGGCGGACGACCTTCTGCGCCGTTCCATCATCCAGGCCCTGATGTGCCAGTTCCAGATTTCGATCGAATCCATCGAGATCGCCCATCTGATCGACTTCAAGTCCTACTTCGCCGACGAACTCGCCGACCTGCGGGAAATGGAGGAGGCCGAACTGCTGGAGGTGGGCGAACAATGGATCACCGTGCTGCCCAAGGGCCGCATGTTGGCGCGCAACATCGCCATGGTGTTCGATCGCTATCTGCGCTTGGGCCGGGAAAAGGCGCGCTACTCCAAGGTGATCTGA
- a CDS encoding response regulator — protein sequence MPQPIRVLIVDDHTLFRSGIKSLLQRHEEFEIVGEAGDGLEGVKRAKSLKPEVVLLDLHMPGMSGLEAVRIISEDVPDARVLMLTVSEDEEDLLQTLRSGAAGYLLKNVETEFLIDAIRRAAGGESVVAQQMMSKLIHGVRGSPSQTAHEQGGEPAAKPEVERLSPREKEILGCLARGESNKEIARLLDVAESTVKIHVQSILRKLNLTSRVQAAVYAVEHGIVPADNG from the coding sequence ATGCCCCAGCCGATCCGTGTCCTGATCGTCGACGATCACACCCTGTTCCGCAGCGGTATCAAGTCGCTGCTCCAGCGCCATGAGGAGTTCGAAATCGTCGGCGAGGCCGGGGACGGACTGGAGGGGGTCAAACGGGCAAAATCCCTCAAGCCCGAGGTCGTGCTGCTGGATCTGCACATGCCGGGCATGTCGGGACTGGAGGCGGTGCGCATCATCAGCGAGGACGTGCCCGACGCGCGGGTGCTGATGCTGACCGTCTCCGAGGACGAGGAGGACCTGCTGCAGACCCTGCGTTCAGGCGCCGCCGGCTATCTGCTGAAGAACGTCGAAACCGAGTTCCTGATCGACGCCATCCGCCGCGCCGCCGGAGGCGAGTCGGTGGTGGCCCAGCAGATGATGAGCAAGCTGATCCATGGCGTGCGCGGGTCGCCCTCGCAGACGGCCCACGAGCAGGGCGGCGAACCTGCCGCCAAGCCGGAAGTCGAGCGACTGTCGCCGCGCGAAAAGGAAATCCTCGGTTGTCTGGCCCGCGGGGAAAGCAACAAGGAAATCGCCCGCCTGCTCGACGTGGCGGAAAGCACCGTCAAGATCCACGTGCAGAGCATTCTGCGCAAGCTCAACCTGACCAGCCGGGTTCAGGCGGCGGTCTATGCCGTGGAACACGGGATCGTGCCGGCGGACAACGGCTGA
- a CDS encoding sulfite exporter TauE/SafE family protein — MPDSGHLAVFLIGLLGGVHCAGMCGGIVSALTIQLPGQRPAWPLHLAYNLGRITSYCVAGALMGALGSVGLLLNDLLPVQMGLYVAANLMLIAMGLYLSGMTGVLAFVERAGQHLWRRVQPLTRRFLPVRSVARAYPLGLLWGWLPCGMVYSVLTAALLSGAPLRGATIMLAFGLGTLPNLLLAGLLLARFRRLTQVRAVRLGAGLLVLGFGVFGLFNASTLGGRLWQGIVCHV, encoded by the coding sequence GTGCCTGATTCGGGCCATCTGGCAGTCTTCCTGATCGGTCTCTTGGGCGGCGTCCACTGCGCGGGCATGTGCGGCGGCATCGTCTCCGCCTTGACGATCCAGTTGCCCGGCCAGCGTCCCGCCTGGCCCCTGCATCTGGCCTACAATCTGGGCCGGATCACCAGCTACTGCGTGGCCGGGGCGCTGATGGGCGCCCTGGGCAGCGTCGGCCTGCTGCTCAACGACCTGCTGCCGGTCCAGATGGGACTGTACGTCGCGGCCAATCTGATGCTGATCGCGATGGGGCTCTACCTCAGCGGCATGACCGGCGTGCTGGCCTTCGTGGAGCGAGCCGGGCAGCACCTCTGGCGCCGCGTGCAGCCCCTGACCCGCCGCTTTCTGCCGGTCCGCTCCGTGGCCCGGGCCTATCCCCTCGGCCTGCTCTGGGGCTGGCTGCCGTGCGGCATGGTGTATAGCGTCCTCACCGCGGCCCTGCTGTCGGGGGCTCCCCTGCGGGGCGCCACCATCATGCTGGCGTTCGGACTTGGCACTCTGCCCAATCTGTTGCTGGCGGGTCTGCTGCTGGCCCGCTTCCGTCGCCTGACCCAGGTGCGCGCGGTGCGCCTGGGCGCCGGTCTGCTGGTCCTGGGATTCGGTGTCTTCGGGCTGTTCAACGCTTCGACACTCGGGGGGCGATTGTGGCAAGGAATCGTCTGTCACGTATGA
- the fnr gene encoding fumarate/nitrate reduction transcriptional regulator Fnr, translating to MPASVPVRTAPSEIYALKTACAQCNLRELCLPVGLTESETLRLDALIDTRRKIKRGQHLYRAGTPFSTIYAIKTGFFKTDALLEDGRYQVTGFQMPGELLGLDGIGSEIHTCNSVALEDSEVCALPFTQLEQLTAEIPTLQRHLHKVMSREIVRDHGVMLLLGTMRAEERLAAFLLNLSQRFLVRGYSSTEFHLRMTREEIGSYLGLKLETVSRTFSHFQDLGLINVQHKHIAIANVQRLRAMLNKQVP from the coding sequence ATGCCCGCAAGTGTTCCTGTAAGAACCGCCCCGAGTGAGATTTATGCGCTCAAGACGGCTTGTGCCCAATGCAATCTGCGGGAGTTGTGCCTGCCGGTCGGATTGACGGAAAGCGAGACCTTGCGCCTAGATGCCTTGATCGACACCCGGCGCAAAATCAAACGAGGACAACATCTCTACCGCGCAGGGACGCCCTTCAGCACCATATATGCGATCAAGACCGGCTTTTTCAAGACAGACGCGCTGCTGGAGGATGGCCGGTACCAGGTAACCGGTTTCCAGATGCCCGGCGAATTGCTCGGTCTCGACGGTATTGGCAGCGAGATACATACCTGCAACTCGGTGGCCCTGGAAGACAGCGAGGTCTGCGCCCTGCCATTCACGCAACTGGAGCAGCTCACGGCTGAAATCCCCACCCTGCAACGGCATTTGCACAAAGTGATGAGTCGGGAAATCGTACGCGATCATGGCGTGATGCTGCTGCTGGGCACCATGCGCGCCGAAGAACGGCTAGCAGCGTTCCTGCTGAATCTTTCCCAGCGTTTCCTGGTTCGCGGCTATTCCTCGACCGAATTCCATCTACGCATGACACGGGAAGAGATCGGTTCCTATCTAGGCCTCAAACTCGAGACCGTCAGCCGAACCTTTTCCCATTTCCAGGATCTGGGCTTGATCAATGTTCAGCATAAACACATCGCCATCGCCAACGTCCAGCGACTGCGCGCCATGCTGAACAAGCAAGTCCCCTGA